The Geotoga petraea genome has a segment encoding these proteins:
- a CDS encoding respiratory chain complex I subunit 1 family protein, translated as MSYLIGLLLLLIAFLWQLTLEGFQRKVTARVQRRVGPPWYQTFIDVFKAFSKSSISHGFIYDFGVIMALGGTMATAIFMPFAGIVAFDGLDSFFIIVYLLAIGSLGMAMSAVGSGNPWASIGVMRALTQMLAYEVPFMIVVFGMIHVYETSSISALAEMQTGGFLDWHLFRMPLGAIAGFISLMGMLAEKPYDTPIAPAEIASGPLVEYGGKHIAMLMLQHEYAVFIEVGLFVNLFLGGGGIVAYIIKYAAVYLFATIISAVLGRFKVDQVVFNYYKVPLILALIQTAIVIFTGLGVKIWL; from the coding sequence ATGAGTTATTTAATAGGATTACTATTATTATTAATAGCCTTTTTATGGCAATTGACTCTTGAAGGTTTTCAAAGAAAGGTAACTGCAAGAGTTCAAAGAAGAGTTGGTCCTCCTTGGTACCAGACTTTTATTGATGTTTTCAAAGCATTTTCAAAATCATCTATAAGTCATGGATTTATTTACGATTTTGGTGTAATCATGGCTTTGGGTGGAACTATGGCAACTGCTATTTTCATGCCTTTTGCTGGAATAGTTGCCTTTGATGGATTGGACAGTTTTTTTATAATTGTGTATTTATTAGCTATAGGTTCTCTTGGAATGGCAATGAGTGCTGTTGGTTCTGGAAATCCTTGGGCTTCAATAGGAGTTATGAGAGCATTGACACAAATGCTTGCTTATGAAGTTCCTTTTATGATTGTTGTTTTTGGAATGATCCATGTTTACGAAACTTCTTCAATTTCTGCTTTAGCGGAAATGCAAACAGGGGGATTTTTAGACTGGCATCTATTTAGAATGCCGTTGGGAGCTATAGCAGGGTTTATATCTTTAATGGGTATGCTTGCAGAAAAACCATATGACACTCCTATCGCACCTGCAGAAATAGCTTCTGGTCCGCTTGTTGAATATGGTGGAAAACATATTGCTATGCTCATGTTACAACACGAGTATGCTGTGTTTATAGAAGTTGGATTATTTGTTAACCTTTTCTTAGGCGGCGGAGGAATTGTGGCTTACATCATAAAATACGCAGCAGTGTATCTTTTTGCCACAATCATTTCAGCAGTACTCGGAAGATTCAAAGTAGATCAAGTTGTTTTCAATTATTACAAAGTACCTTTAATACTTGCATTAATTCAAACCGCTATTGTTATCTTTACCGGTTTGGGGGTGAAAATATGGCTATGA
- a CDS encoding proton-conducting transporter membrane subunit, which produces MALNNIIIQGLLSSLIVFFLTKFNKKVGGFFTIIFSGYLFFSLLSYQNSAGEIFDLVKFGEFDISFITSNYAWFFSMILSLTYFLVSFFNPYWMKKLINPAAYNLLFMLSMVGTLGVFYAKDFLTMFIFFEIVVWASLFIIPMGKSRKSPIIYYTISSIGSFSMLYAIFYLYNSFNTFDIETISSAVISNPNEYIFVFFLMIMAGLTKLGIFPFHTWLPAAHGSAPHTFSPVLSGGLVKVGGFIALIVTAVIPSFNIFSDHLQIMGVPFENYLIMVLGGISIVVGTLMAIKQDDAKKLIAYSTVSNSGYILIGIAMVDQVGFAGGLMHIFNHAMASGAMFLSFAGIAYRTGTTKMSELGGLIKRMPLSFAAYLIAIISLAGIPPMSGFASKWLIFQGLSSNGMMFLAFAAFFGSVGSFMYVFRPLSAAFLGQLSPKHKDIKEVPFLMQIPLIVMSFLTIFFGIFPGVMLKYIGKIQETLGIDGIRLDGTKIFASTGMWDSLVVTLVFGLGFVVAAVLFFMSQKAKKVDQMDTYTSAEFIHDPDMYHYGKNYYASFENSYGNKKRVEILFDAIAMRVHEFGSMVKSWFFGKSISVSIFWITLFFALVYFWGDIV; this is translated from the coding sequence ATGGCTTTAAATAATATAATAATTCAAGGTTTATTAAGCTCTCTAATAGTATTTTTCTTGACCAAATTCAACAAAAAAGTCGGAGGGTTTTTTACCATAATTTTTTCAGGTTATTTGTTTTTTTCATTGTTAAGTTACCAAAATAGTGCAGGAGAAATTTTTGATTTGGTGAAATTTGGAGAGTTTGACATTTCATTTATAACTTCTAATTATGCCTGGTTCTTTTCAATGATTTTATCATTAACTTATTTCTTGGTTTCTTTTTTCAATCCATACTGGATGAAGAAGTTGATCAATCCAGCTGCATACAACTTGTTGTTTATGCTTTCAATGGTTGGTACTTTGGGAGTTTTTTATGCAAAAGATTTTTTAACTATGTTTATCTTCTTTGAAATCGTAGTTTGGGCATCTCTTTTCATAATCCCAATGGGGAAATCAAGAAAATCACCGATTATTTATTACACAATAAGTTCAATTGGCTCATTTTCAATGCTTTACGCAATTTTTTATCTTTACAATTCTTTCAATACTTTTGATATAGAAACAATTTCGAGTGCTGTGATTTCCAATCCTAATGAATACATTTTTGTATTCTTTTTGATGATCATGGCTGGGTTAACAAAACTTGGAATTTTCCCGTTTCACACATGGTTGCCAGCAGCACATGGAAGTGCTCCACACACTTTTTCACCAGTATTATCTGGAGGACTTGTTAAAGTTGGAGGATTTATAGCTTTAATTGTGACAGCAGTTATACCATCGTTCAATATTTTTTCAGATCATTTACAAATTATGGGAGTTCCCTTTGAAAACTATTTAATTATGGTTTTGGGTGGAATAAGCATTGTTGTTGGTACTTTAATGGCAATAAAACAAGACGATGCAAAAAAGTTGATTGCTTATTCAACAGTGAGTAATTCAGGCTATATTTTGATAGGTATTGCTATGGTTGATCAAGTGGGCTTTGCAGGAGGGTTAATGCATATTTTCAACCATGCCATGGCTTCTGGAGCTATGTTCCTTTCTTTTGCAGGGATTGCTTATAGAACTGGAACAACAAAGATGTCTGAGCTTGGTGGACTTATAAAGAGAATGCCTCTTTCTTTTGCGGCTTATTTAATAGCTATCATTTCACTTGCTGGTATACCACCTATGAGTGGATTTGCTTCAAAATGGTTGATATTTCAAGGGTTATCTTCTAATGGAATGATGTTCTTGGCATTTGCTGCTTTTTTTGGTAGTGTTGGTAGTTTTATGTATGTTTTCAGGCCTTTGTCTGCTGCATTTTTAGGCCAACTTTCACCAAAACACAAAGATATAAAAGAAGTTCCATTTTTGATGCAAATACCTTTAATAGTTATGTCTTTTTTAACAATTTTCTTCGGGATTTTCCCAGGTGTCATGTTGAAATATATTGGTAAAATACAAGAAACATTGGGTATTGATGGAATTAGACTTGATGGAACAAAGATTTTTGCAAGCACAGGTATGTGGGATTCGTTAGTCGTTACTTTGGTATTTGGGCTTGGATTTGTAGTCGCTGCAGTATTATTCTTCATGAGCCAAAAAGCGAAGAAAGTCGATCAAATGGATACATATACTTCAGCAGAATTCATCCATGATCCAGATATGTACCATTATGGGAAAAATTATTACGCATCTTTTGAAAATTCATACGGTAACAAAAAACGTGTAGAAATCTTATTTGATGCGATAGCAATGAGAGTACATGAATTTGGAAGTATGGTTAAATCATGGTTCTTTGGAAAGAGTATTTCCGTTTCCATATTCTGGATTACATTGTTCTTTGCTCTCGTCTATTTTTGGGGTGATATAGTATGA
- a CDS encoding complex I subunit 5 family protein, translating into MINPILLVAIPLLAAFLSIMVKKLSGVFLFGVSLFTAIGSFFIENGSYVIGGWKPPFGINLVVDDYSFLILIIVNILFFLTLLNGMWDLKKNETVLLVTLAGVNGIVMTGDFFNLFVFMEIIAISAYILASSTEKYYSVFKYLILGTVGSSLYLFGIIILYGTAGTLNMADLASKLPEISNSVKVLAFTFIFSGLAVEAKILPFNSWVRGIFGNSNTLTGPMFSTVYATVSAAVVGRVFGQILTIDTNLIYAFITLTLMTFIFAESAAMASKNLRSILTFSSIGQAGLIITMFLLGGFYAALIQLVNNAFAKMVMFSIATKTYSSNEDDDIDNLAGIFRKHYMMGLGFTISALSLIGLPLFFGFYGKINILQTAFATNMWIPAFILIGSIIEGIYYIRLLVKLWNPGKEGDESSEEAGTSYTILNGFTVSIIALVVGAVFVVAGITPEFLVENIEKAANSLGDINTYLSSVMGGI; encoded by the coding sequence ATGATTAATCCAATTCTTTTGGTTGCAATACCTCTTTTAGCAGCATTTTTATCCATTATGGTTAAGAAGCTATCTGGAGTATTTTTATTTGGTGTTTCTTTGTTTACGGCTATAGGAAGTTTTTTTATAGAAAACGGTTCTTATGTAATTGGTGGATGGAAGCCACCTTTTGGAATCAATCTTGTTGTTGACGATTATTCTTTTTTGATTTTGATTATTGTGAACATTCTTTTCTTTTTAACTCTTTTGAATGGAATGTGGGATTTAAAAAAGAATGAAACAGTTCTTCTTGTAACTCTTGCAGGAGTTAATGGTATCGTTATGACAGGTGATTTTTTCAACTTGTTCGTATTTATGGAAATAATAGCAATAAGTGCCTATATATTAGCGAGTTCAACAGAAAAATATTATTCAGTTTTCAAATACTTGATTTTGGGAACTGTGGGATCTAGCCTTTATTTGTTTGGAATAATAATTCTCTATGGAACAGCGGGGACTTTGAATATGGCAGATCTTGCTTCAAAATTACCTGAAATTAGCAACTCTGTAAAAGTTCTTGCTTTTACTTTTATTTTTTCAGGATTGGCAGTTGAAGCGAAAATTCTTCCTTTCAATTCTTGGGTTAGGGGAATTTTTGGAAACTCAAATACTTTAACAGGGCCAATGTTTTCAACGGTCTATGCGACTGTTTCAGCAGCAGTAGTTGGGAGAGTGTTTGGGCAGATTTTGACTATTGACACAAATTTAATCTACGCTTTTATTACTTTAACTCTTATGACGTTTATCTTTGCAGAAAGTGCAGCTATGGCTTCTAAAAACTTGAGAAGTATTTTGACTTTTTCAAGTATAGGCCAGGCTGGGTTGATTATCACAATGTTTTTATTGGGTGGGTTCTATGCAGCTTTAATACAACTTGTGAACAATGCTTTTGCGAAGATGGTTATGTTTTCAATAGCTACAAAAACATACAGCAGCAATGAAGATGATGATATAGACAATCTCGCTGGTATTTTCAGAAAGCATTATATGATGGGATTAGGATTCACAATTTCCGCACTTTCATTGATAGGACTTCCTTTATTCTTTGGGTTCTACGGGAAGATAAATATTTTGCAGACAGCTTTTGCAACAAATATGTGGATTCCTGCATTTATCTTGATTGGAAGTATAATCGAAGGTATTTATTACATTAGATTATTGGTTAAATTATGGAATCCTGGAAAAGAAGGCGACGAATCCTCAGAAGAAGCGGGAACGTCTTACACCATTCTCAATGGATTTACAGTTTCTATTATTGCTTTAGTTGTTGGAGCTGTTTTTGTTGTTGCTGGAATCACACCAGAATTTCTTGTAGAAAATATAGAAAAAGCGGCAAACAGCTTAGGAGATATAAACACATATCTTTCCAGTGTAATGGGAGGAATATAA
- a CDS encoding sodium:proton antiporter: protein MSQYLYIILMLVGIYGLLSQKNIVKMIISLNILELGLNLFIISTGYISGSNAPIIIFENDTNFVDPLPQAIVLTAIVIGFGVTAVALMLARNIYKKNGTLEIDEIRGEDND, encoded by the coding sequence ATGAGTCAATATTTATACATAATTTTGATGTTGGTTGGAATTTATGGCTTGTTGTCTCAAAAAAACATCGTTAAAATGATTATTTCTTTGAATATTTTGGAGTTGGGGTTGAACCTTTTTATTATTTCTACTGGTTATATTAGCGGCTCAAATGCTCCAATCATCATTTTTGAAAATGACACTAATTTTGTGGATCCACTTCCTCAAGCGATTGTTCTTACCGCTATTGTTATTGGTTTTGGTGTTACAGCAGTTGCACTTATGCTTGCGAGAAATATCTACAAAAAAAACGGAACTCTTGAAATAGATGAAATAAGAGGTGAAGACAATGATTAA
- the mbhE gene encoding hydrogen gas-evolving membrane-bound hydrogenase subunit E, which yields MKRIIAILLTVAVGIFIFTGLYGEDSDFKAFGEKNISDTVANSYVDKNVDADRESPESGSANVVTSIVVNYRSLDTLGEVTVLFVSALGVALLGGFLKEKVTFSVKPGFILKNGMKIISGIILITGIYIFIHGHLSPGGGFPGGAMIGSSFLLMYLSDEEFKTKITAFKIMEGTAGSLILIIGLAGLSIGGYFLYNFLPNGNVGDLISAGIVPILYVLVGLKVGSEISNLLGNFLNGEVE from the coding sequence ATGAAGAGAATAATAGCGATTTTACTAACTGTAGCGGTTGGAATTTTTATTTTTACCGGGTTGTATGGCGAAGATTCTGATTTTAAAGCTTTTGGTGAAAAGAATATTTCAGATACTGTAGCGAATAGTTATGTAGATAAAAATGTGGACGCAGATAGAGAATCTCCAGAATCTGGTTCTGCCAATGTTGTGACTTCTATTGTTGTTAATTACAGAAGTTTGGATACTTTGGGAGAAGTTACAGTTCTTTTTGTTTCTGCTCTTGGAGTTGCTTTGCTCGGTGGATTTTTGAAGGAAAAGGTGACTTTTTCTGTTAAACCAGGTTTTATTCTTAAAAACGGAATGAAGATTATTTCTGGAATTATTTTAATAACAGGTATTTATATTTTTATCCATGGTCATCTTTCACCAGGTGGAGGATTTCCAGGAGGGGCTATGATTGGTTCTTCTTTCTTGCTCATGTATTTGAGTGATGAAGAGTTTAAAACAAAAATCACAGCTTTTAAAATTATGGAAGGTACTGCGGGAAGTTTGATCCTAATAATAGGATTAGCAGGTTTGTCTATAGGTGGATATTTCTTATACAATTTCTTACCAAATGGAAATGTTGGAGATTTGATTTCAGCTGGAATTGTCCCAATATTATATGTTTTGGTTGGTCTAAAAGTAGGATCAGAAATATCTAACTTATTGGGGAACTTCCTTAACGGGGAGGTAGAATAA
- a CDS encoding Na(+)/H(+) antiporter subunit B translates to MIEVVEIIAGALMLLFAILAIESKKLINSVIYMSLMSLLSVVSFIIMKAPDVGITEAVIGSGLVTFLFVITLTQIKKTGDTK, encoded by the coding sequence ATGATAGAGGTTGTAGAAATTATTGCGGGAGCTTTGATGCTCTTGTTTGCAATTTTAGCGATTGAATCAAAAAAGCTTATTAATTCGGTTATTTATATGTCTTTGATGTCTTTGCTTTCTGTTGTTTCTTTTATTATTATGAAGGCACCTGATGTAGGCATCACTGAAGCTGTCATTGGTTCTGGGTTAGTTACTTTCTTGTTTGTTATCACTTTAACTCAAATTAAGAAGACAGGTGATACTAAATGA